A single region of the Streptomyces sp. ITFR-16 genome encodes:
- a CDS encoding antitoxin, with product MGFMDNLKAKLSPAKDKVSDLAQQHGDKIDQGLEKAARTVDQKTKGKYSDKIVTGTQKAKDAVDRLAQKDEGTPPSPGTPPPAA from the coding sequence ATGGGCTTCATGGACAATTTGAAGGCGAAGCTGAGCCCGGCGAAGGACAAGGTCAGCGACCTCGCGCAGCAGCACGGCGACAAGATCGACCAGGGGCTCGAGAAGGCCGCGCGAACGGTGGACCAGAAGACCAAGGGCAAGTACAGCGACAAGATCGTGACCGGTACGCAGAAGGCGAAGGACGCGGTGGACCGGCTGGCCCAGAAGGACGAGGGCACGCCTCCGTCCCCGGGGACCCCGCCGCCCGCCGCCTGA